A genome region from Oryzias latipes chromosome 2, ASM223467v1 includes the following:
- the n6amt1 gene encoding hemK methyltransferase family member 2, producing MSSSYPTPDYSHAGRGEFRDVYEPAEDSFLLINALERDAEALRSSNPDVCVEVGSGSGVVSAFLASVIGPSAFFICTDVNPAAAVCTAKTASCNGVSLQPVVTDLVESLLPQLSGKVDVLLFNPPYVVTPSEEVGSRGIEAAWAGGERGREVTDRFLPLVGELLSLKGVFYLITIAENDPEEIIRLLRASGLQGESCLSARAANERLAVLRFRRKPRT from the exons ATGAGCAGCAGTTATCCCACGCCAGACTATTCTCACGCGGGACGCGGAGAGTTCCGGGATGTTTACGAGCCCGCGGAAGACTCGTTCCTGCTCATCAACGCGCTGGAGAGAGACGCGGAGGCGCTGCGGAGCAGCAA CCCGGACGTGTGTGTGGAGGTGGGCAGCGGGTCGGGGGTCGTGTCCGCGTTTCTGGCATCAGTGATTGGACCCTCAGCCTTTTTCAT ATGCACAGACGTGAATCCCGCGGCAGCTGTGTGCACAGCCAAGACGGCGTCCTGCAACGGCGTGTCGCTGCAGCCCGTCGTCACAGACCTG GTGGAGAGTCTTCTTCCTCAGCTGAGCGGGAAGGTGGACGTCCTCCTCTTTAACCCTCCTTACGTGGTCACTCCTTCAGAGGAG GTGGGCAGCAGAGGTATCGAAGCCGCCTGGGCGGGTGGAGAGCGTGGCAGAGAGGTGACGGATCGATTCCTGCCCCTGGTGGGGGAACTTTTGTCCTTAAAGGGCGTGTTTTACCTCATCACCATCGCTGAGAACGATCCCG AGGAGATCATCCGGCTGCTGAGGGCGTCCGGCCTGCAGGGGGAGTCCTGCCTGTCTGCGAGAGCCGCAAACGAGCGGCTGGCAGTTCTCCGCTTCCGGAGGAAACCCCGGACGTGA
- the jam2 gene encoding junctional adhesion molecule B isoform X2 has protein sequence MNHRRVGNKCEERRRGSGSGSGPRREDEMMGGASLCLPIVVLLMQCSPSAPVTVTTDKPKVEVEEFKDAKLSCIFQTERDPDPRIEWKKKGKDVSFVYFRNQFRGPFEGRANITGATVTLHRVTQKDAGEYRCEITASRDDVKLGETNVTLKVLVPPQNPSCEIPSSAVTGSAVKLRCRDQQSIPPATYYWFKDDLLIRPPGHSNASYLINAQTGELEFKSVSREDSGLYSCQASNGVGSPKMCEAKRMIVEDVNVAGVVTGVVVVCLIMAVCGCGCIVLRRNGFFTQGHRGRSNGNYIPPPQEDFKHTQSFML, from the exons ATGAATCATCGCAGAGTTGGGAACAAGTGTGAGGAGAGACGCCGAGGCTCGGGATCCGGCTCCGGTCCGCGCAGGGAGGACGAGATGATGGGGGGGGCGTCCCTGTGTCTCCCTATTGTTGTTTTACTCATGCAAT GTTCCCCCTCCGCCCCTGTGACCGTGACAACTGACAAACCtaaggtggaggtggaggaatTCAAAG ACGCAAAGCTATCATGCATATTCCAAACAGAGAGGGACCCAGACCCGCGGATCGAGTGGAAGAAAAAGGGGAAGGACGTCTCCTTTGTGTACTTCAGAAACCAATTCAGAG GTCCCTTTGAGGGCCGAGCAAACATCACGGGTGCCACGGTAACGCTGCACAGGGTCACTCAGAAGGATGCCGGCGAGTACCGCTGTGAGATTACCGCGTCCCGCGACGACGTCAAACTGGGCGAGACCAACGTCACCCTCAAAGTCCTGG TTCCGCCACAAAACCCGTCCTGTGAAATCCCCAGCTCAGCGGTGACGGGCTCAGCGGTGAAGCTGCGCTGTAGGGACCAACAAAGCATCCCGCCCGCTACATACTACTGGTTCAAGGACGACCTGCTGATTCGGCCGCCCGGCCACTCCAACGCCAGCTATCTAATCAACGCTCAGACGGGTGAACTG GAGTTTAAGTCCGTGTCCAGAGAGGACAGCGGCCTGTACAGCTGCCAGGCGTCCAACGGCGTGGGATCACCCAAGATGTGTGAGGCCAAGCGCATGATAGTAG AGGACGTGAACGTGGCGGGGGTGGTCACTGGAGTGGTGGTGGTCTGCCTGATCATGGCGGTCTGTGGATGCGGGTGCATCGTCTTACGCCGCAATGGTTTCTTCACTC AAGGACACAGAGGAAG
- the jam2 gene encoding junctional adhesion molecule B isoform X1, producing MNHRRVGNKCEERRRGSGSGSGPRREDEMMGGASLCLPIVVLLMQCSPSAPVTVTTDKPKVEVEEFKDAKLSCIFQTERDPDPRIEWKKKGKDVSFVYFRNQFRGPFEGRANITGATVTLHRVTQKDAGEYRCEITASRDDVKLGETNVTLKVLVPPQNPSCEIPSSAVTGSAVKLRCRDQQSIPPATYYWFKDDLLIRPPGHSNASYLINAQTGELEFKSVSREDSGLYSCQASNGVGSPKMCEAKRMIVEDVNVAGVVTGVVVVCLIMAVCGCGCIVLRRNGFFTQGHRGRSFWISQCHGAAHISSQTLHRAEDTSNGNYIPPPQEDFKHTQSFML from the exons ATGAATCATCGCAGAGTTGGGAACAAGTGTGAGGAGAGACGCCGAGGCTCGGGATCCGGCTCCGGTCCGCGCAGGGAGGACGAGATGATGGGGGGGGCGTCCCTGTGTCTCCCTATTGTTGTTTTACTCATGCAAT GTTCCCCCTCCGCCCCTGTGACCGTGACAACTGACAAACCtaaggtggaggtggaggaatTCAAAG ACGCAAAGCTATCATGCATATTCCAAACAGAGAGGGACCCAGACCCGCGGATCGAGTGGAAGAAAAAGGGGAAGGACGTCTCCTTTGTGTACTTCAGAAACCAATTCAGAG GTCCCTTTGAGGGCCGAGCAAACATCACGGGTGCCACGGTAACGCTGCACAGGGTCACTCAGAAGGATGCCGGCGAGTACCGCTGTGAGATTACCGCGTCCCGCGACGACGTCAAACTGGGCGAGACCAACGTCACCCTCAAAGTCCTGG TTCCGCCACAAAACCCGTCCTGTGAAATCCCCAGCTCAGCGGTGACGGGCTCAGCGGTGAAGCTGCGCTGTAGGGACCAACAAAGCATCCCGCCCGCTACATACTACTGGTTCAAGGACGACCTGCTGATTCGGCCGCCCGGCCACTCCAACGCCAGCTATCTAATCAACGCTCAGACGGGTGAACTG GAGTTTAAGTCCGTGTCCAGAGAGGACAGCGGCCTGTACAGCTGCCAGGCGTCCAACGGCGTGGGATCACCCAAGATGTGTGAGGCCAAGCGCATGATAGTAG AGGACGTGAACGTGGCGGGGGTGGTCACTGGAGTGGTGGTGGTCTGCCTGATCATGGCGGTCTGTGGATGCGGGTGCATCGTCTTACGCCGCAATGGTTTCTTCACTC AAGGACACAGAGGAAG GTCCTTTTGGATCTCCCAGTGTCACGGTGCAGCCCACATCAGCAGCCAAACCCTGCACAGAGCTGAGGACAC